A segment of the Desulfofundulus luciae genome:
CCACCTTTTGAGCTACCGGTGGACCGTTAAGGATCCTTATCCCTCCATCAGGGAACTCAGCAAGTTAACCGGCGTGAGTGAAAAGACCCTGCATTCCTATAAAAAAAGCCTGGTTGAAAAGGGACTGATCGTTGTACGCAACAGGTACGATTCCAGCAACGGCCAGCTGAGCAATGAATATGACCTGACGCCTGTCTTTGAAAAGCTGCAGCAGATTATTCAAAGCGAAACCTCCGATTCCGGACAGGGGTGTGTAAAAAATACAGACCCTCCTCTTACCCGGGTGGATCATGCCGGGGGGTGTGAAAAAATTTCACACCCCCCACTTTCCGAATTTCAGAGGGGGGTCTGTAAAAATTTCACCCCCCCTCTTACCATGGGTTCAGACGAATTAAATAATAATATATTTGTTGTTGTTGATGTTGATCATGATACCGATGATTACCAAAAACCGGGAGATAATGTACCCGCAGATAACCACGGCAAAACGCAGGACGATCCCGTAACGGGCACCCATCCACCCCTTAACGCCGCTGTTCTGGGGGAGTTGCAGGCGGCGGTGCTGGTGGCCACCGGCGCCCGGGTGCCTTCAGAGTTCCTGGAGGAACTCCTGCTGGAGTTTCCAAAAGAAAAGATCAGGGAGAAAATCAAACTTATCAGTGAAATGGGCAGCGGTACGGAAATCAGGAACGTTCCCGGCCTGCTGGTTGCCGCTCTCAGGGAAGATTACAGGCACGAACCCGGGCGGCCGCAGGGCCGGGTCGATAAAAATAAATCAAAAACTAAACAAGCGGAAAGTAAAACGGATTCTGAGGAACACGAGAAGCTGAGAAAGCGGGAACTGCTGAAATCCCTTTATCTCTCTTGAGTTGTTCCGCAGTGAGGTGAAGTGGTAATCCCTCTAATTTATCTCGGAGGTTTTACTTACTGCACGGGAGAGCTGGTACACGATGTACTGGTTGAGACTGACCCCTTCCTCCCGCGCTTTTTCGGCTAGAATGCGATGCAGAGATTTCGGGGCGCGCACCAGGATGCGCCCGCTATAGCTCTCATCCACCGGTTCCGGGACTTCTTCGTTCCTTTCCAGGGCATCCGCAATCCAGCAGCGCTTAGCGTCTTCGACCATCTCCATAAGTTCCTCCAGGGTTTCGCCCTGGGTAAGGCAGCCGGGGAGATCCGGCACTTCCGCGACATAGCCCCCCTCGGGAGAAGGGTGGATCATCACCCTGTAAGGCAGGCGAAGGTAATATTCCAGGTCTTTATTCATCTTCCTGCGCCTCCTCTAGAAGTTTGATTGCCCTTTTAATGTAAGCAACCAGGATGTATG
Coding sequences within it:
- a CDS encoding type II toxin-antitoxin system HicB family antitoxin, whose translation is MNKDLEYYLRLPYRVMIHPSPEGGYVAEVPDLPGCLTQGETLEELMEMVEDAKRCWIADALERNEEVPEPVDESYSGRILVRAPKSLHRILAEKAREEGVSLNQYIVYQLSRAVSKTSEIN
- a CDS encoding helix-turn-helix domain-containing protein, translating into MIVETPGVVKQENGNPNRFYELYGRTIAEQGVAPIPTALFRYQRELGLSFQEVAFICHLLSYRWTVKDPYPSIRELSKLTGVSEKTLHSYKKSLVEKGLIVVRNRYDSSNGQLSNEYDLTPVFEKLQQIIQSETSDSGQGCVKNTDPPLTRVDHAGGCEKISHPPLSEFQRGVCKNFTPPLTMGSDELNNNIFVVVDVDHDTDDYQKPGDNVPADNHGKTQDDPVTGTHPPLNAAVLGELQAAVLVATGARVPSEFLEELLLEFPKEKIREKIKLISEMGSGTEIRNVPGLLVAALREDYRHEPGRPQGRVDKNKSKTKQAESKTDSEEHEKLRKRELLKSLYLS